The genomic interval TCGGGCGCCGGCGGCGCGCACCACCATACTGGCCACTTCTGGCCTGTATCCCACGACCGCCGGGGAAACCCACACGGGACTCGCACGCGCGCGATGTGGAGAAGTGGTACGTCACTTGCCAAGTCGGGCGGCGTCGCCGCCCGGTTGCCGCCCTTGCCCAAGGGTGGCGCAGATCACAGCCACAGCCATGCCGCCGAGCAGGAAGAGATAGGAGCCACTTCCTGCGGCGAAGACGAAGTCGCCTTCCGGACGGCTGGTGGTGAGAAAGATGACGGCGAGCATCCAGCCGCCGGCGGGCGCGACGGCTCCGGCCCGGCCGGCGGCGGCGCGGGCCCCGCCGAGCAGCAGTCCGGCCTCGCCGAGCAGCGCGAGCAGCAGTCCGCCCGGGAACCAGCCCCCCTGCACCAGCGCTCCGGCGAGCCCCACGACCGCCCCGAGCACGAAAAGGCCGAGGTAGGCGGCGACCCGTCCGGCGGAGGGGCGCTGCAGGGGCTGGGCCAGCATCGACGTACGGTCGCTCATGACGCGCCCTCGATCCCGGAGAACAGGTCGGTCTCCCTGGTGTCCCCGGGTTCCCCTCTCACCAGTTCGTAGTACTCGGTGGTGAAGAGAGGTTGCGCGAGTTCGTTGGAGAGCGCGAAGTACGCCCCGGACACGTCGATCTGGGTCGCGTGGGCGGCCATCGCGGCGCTCTTGGCGGTGGCGTACGCGGTGCCGTCGATCTCGGTGGTGATCCGCTCGTCGTCCACCACGCCCGGCACGTCGTCCAGGACGGCGGACTTGGTGAAGGGGAGGCCGGGCAGGTCGGCGTGGAGCTGGGCGAAGGCCCGCTCACCGATCGCACGCGGGACGCGGTTCCAGTAGACCTTCGGGATCCGCCATCCGGCGTCGGCGGCGAGCTCGACGGCGCGCATGGCGACGCGGTGGGCCTGGATGTGGTCGGGGTGGCCGTAGCCGCCGTGGTCGTCGTAGGTGACGAGGACCTGGGGGCACACCTCCAGGATCACCTCGACGAGATGGCGGGCCGCGTCGTCGACATCGGCCCGCCAGAAGCAGGCGGGGTCGTCGTTCTCCGGGAGGCCCATCATTCCGGAGTCCTGGTAGCGCCCGGCGCCGCCGAGCAGGCGGAAGTCCGCGACGCCGAGTTCACGCATGGCCGCGGTGAGCTCGCCGCGCCTGTGCTCGCCGAGAGCGGCGCCGGTCAGGTGCCGCAGTCCGGGCGGGATGACCTCGCCGAGTTCGCCGAGGGTGCAGGTGACCAGGGTCACCCGGGCTCCCTCGGCCGCGTACCTGGCCATGGTCGCGCCGTTGTTGATCGACTCGTCGTCCGGGTGCGCGTGCACCAGGAGAAGACGCCGAGCGGGCTGTTCCGTCATGGCCCCAGCCTACGAGGAGCCACCGACAGTCCCGCTCAGCCGGGTCGTCGGGGACGGGTCAGAACTTGATACTGCCGATCATGCCCGCGATGTTGGTCGTCAGCTCGCTGATCGTCGGTGCGATCGAAGAGGCGGCGAGATAGAAGCCGAGCAGGATGCACACGACGGCGTGCCCGCCCTTCAGTCCCGACTTCTTCACCAACAAGAAGACGATGATCGCCAGCAGCACTACCGCCGAAATTGAGAGTGCCACGGCGGCTCACCTCCAAAGATCCCAAGAGCGCGGGGGGTCGGACCAGGGGGGCAGATAAATCCATACAGCAGCCAGCGGATTCATACCCACTATGCGGTAGTGATCATAACTATCCGGGCCTGCGCATCCGTCGGCGCACGGCCGCACAAGGGGGCGCATGGCCAATATGGTCGGGTCATGACGACCGAGCCTGACTCCTTTCCCCGTCGGCACGCCCGTACCCAGCGCTTCACCGTCGGCGCGCCGCGCGCGTTCACCGTGGCGCCCGACGGATCGCGTGTCGTGTTCCTGCGCTCGAACTCGGGCACCAACCGGGCCAATTCGCTGTGGGTGCTCGACGCGGCGGACGGCGGGGAGCGCGTGGCGGCCGACCCGCGCGCCCTCCTGGGCAACACCGAGGAACGCCTGTCGGCCGCGGAGCGGGCGCGCCGCGAGCGCAGCCGCGAGGGCGGTGCCGGCATCGTCGGCTATGCCACCGACACAGCCGTCGAGTTGGCCTCTTTCGCCTTGTCAGGGCGGCTTTTCACGGCGGAGCTGCGGGCCGGGACGGCACGTGAACTGCCCGCCTCCGGACCGGTGATCGACCCTCGCCCGGCCCCTGACGGACGGCACATCGCGTACGTCGCCCGGGGCTCCCTGCGGGTCGTGGGCGCCGAGGGCGAGGACGACCGGGCGCTGGCAACTCCGGAGTCGGATCAGGTCACCTACGGCCTCGCGGAGTTCATCGCGGCCGAGGAGATGGGCCGGTCACGGGGCTTCTGGTGGTCGCCGCAGTCCGATCGGCTGCTGGTCGCGCGCGTGGACGACACGCCGGTGCGGCGCTGGTGGATCTCCGATCCGGCCCACCCGATGCGTGAGCCACACCACGTCCCGTACCCGGCCGCGGGCACCCCCAACGCGGACGTCCGGCTGTTCGTGATCGCTCTGGACGGGGTGCGCACGGAGGTCTCCTGGGACCGGAAGCGCTATCCGTATCTGGCCCATGTGCACTGGTCAGCCGCGGGTGCCCCGCTGCTG from Streptomyces sp. CC0208 carries:
- a CDS encoding DUF6113 family protein: MSDRTSMLAQPLQRPSAGRVAAYLGLFVLGAVVGLAGALVQGGWFPGGLLLALLGEAGLLLGGARAAAGRAGAVAPAGGWMLAVIFLTTSRPEGDFVFAAGSGSYLFLLGGMAVAVICATLGQGRQPGGDAARLGK
- the mshB gene encoding N-acetyl-1-D-myo-inositol-2-amino-2-deoxy-alpha-D-glucopyranoside deacetylase → MTEQPARRLLLVHAHPDDESINNGATMARYAAEGARVTLVTCTLGELGEVIPPGLRHLTGAALGEHRRGELTAAMRELGVADFRLLGGAGRYQDSGMMGLPENDDPACFWRADVDDAARHLVEVILEVCPQVLVTYDDHGGYGHPDHIQAHRVAMRAVELAADAGWRIPKVYWNRVPRAIGERAFAQLHADLPGLPFTKSAVLDDVPGVVDDERITTEIDGTAYATAKSAAMAAHATQIDVSGAYFALSNELAQPLFTTEYYELVRGEPGDTRETDLFSGIEGAS